Proteins encoded in a region of the Massilia sp. UMI-21 genome:
- a CDS encoding translation initiation factor Sui1, with amino-acid sequence MKQRAEGGLVYSTEGGRMCPACRQPLAQCACKAKARTVPEGDGVARVSRQTKGRGGKSVTLVKGLALDPDALALLGKQLRSACGSGGTVKDGVIEVQGEHCDKLLAELDKLGHRAKRAGG; translated from the coding sequence ATGAAGCAGCGTGCAGAAGGTGGTCTGGTCTATTCAACGGAAGGCGGACGCATGTGCCCCGCGTGCCGCCAGCCCCTGGCGCAATGCGCCTGCAAGGCCAAGGCCAGGACCGTCCCCGAGGGCGATGGCGTGGCCCGGGTGTCGCGCCAGACCAAGGGCCGCGGCGGCAAGAGCGTCACCCTGGTCAAGGGCCTGGCGCTCGATCCGGACGCGCTGGCTTTGCTGGGCAAGCAGTTGCGCAGCGCCTGCGGTTCGGGCGGTACCGTCAAGGATGGCGTGATCGAAGTGCAGGGCGAGCACTGCGATAAGCTGCTCGCCGAGCTGGACAAGCTCGGCCACCGGGCCAAACGCGCCGGTGGCTGA
- a CDS encoding sodium/solute symporter (Members of the Solute:Sodium Symporter (SSS), TC 2.A.21 as described in tcdb.org, catalyze solute:Na+ symport. Known solutes for members of the family include sugars, amino acids, nucleosides, inositols, vitamins, urea or anions, depending on the system.), producing MTSFSSIDTAVFLVYFIIVAGYGIWIYRRRNHGSGKATHDYFLAEGSLTWWAIGASLIASNISAEQFIGMSGSGFRIGMAIAVYELMAAATLIIVAVFFMPVYLKNRIYTMPQFLEQRYGPAVATVMAVFWLALYIVVNLTAILYLGALAINSMVGIGVLPCMLFLAVFATIITLGGMKVIGYTDVIQVFCLVIGGLVTTWIALDLVARLAGGQGAMVGVTELFQRAGGHFDMVLSRDNPNYMDLPGLSTLIGGMWIVNLSYFGCNQYITQRALGASLPTARRGLLFAAFLKLLMPVIVVLPGIAAYALDQGGVLGDSLRPGGELNPDRAYPTLLTLLPEGLKGVAFAALTAAVVASLAGKANSIATIFTLDIYRPKFRPQASERHMVWIGRLTVVAAMAIAVTIAPLMGIDKKGGFQYIQEYTGFVSPGILAMFLLGFFWPRTNGAAAMFAAVASVGLSVILKFLPYFADLSFLAPIGFAVLSVNSDGSGVYEIPFLDRTLIAFLLIILGMAVISLLGRRPDTHMVKVEPSLFRVDRGFAFGAALICLILVLIYAAWW from the coding sequence ATGACTTCGTTCTCTTCCATCGACACCGCCGTCTTCCTCGTATATTTCATCATCGTCGCCGGCTACGGCATCTGGATCTACCGGCGCCGCAACCACGGTTCCGGCAAGGCCACCCACGACTACTTCCTGGCCGAAGGCTCGCTCACCTGGTGGGCCATCGGCGCCTCGCTGATCGCCTCCAACATCTCGGCCGAGCAGTTCATCGGCATGAGCGGCTCGGGGTTCCGGATCGGGATGGCGATCGCGGTCTACGAACTGATGGCGGCCGCCACCCTGATCATCGTGGCGGTGTTCTTCATGCCGGTCTACCTGAAGAACCGCATCTACACCATGCCCCAGTTCCTGGAGCAGCGCTACGGGCCCGCGGTGGCCACGGTGATGGCCGTATTCTGGCTGGCCCTGTACATCGTGGTCAACCTGACCGCGATCCTGTACCTGGGCGCGCTGGCGATCAACAGCATGGTCGGCATCGGGGTCCTGCCCTGCATGCTGTTCCTGGCGGTGTTCGCCACCATCATCACGCTGGGCGGCATGAAGGTGATCGGCTACACCGACGTGATCCAGGTGTTCTGCCTGGTGATCGGCGGCCTGGTCACCACCTGGATCGCGCTCGACCTGGTGGCGCGCCTGGCCGGCGGCCAGGGCGCGATGGTCGGCGTCACCGAACTGTTCCAGCGCGCCGGCGGCCATTTCGACATGGTGCTCTCGCGCGACAACCCGAACTACATGGACCTGCCCGGCCTGTCGACCCTGATCGGCGGCATGTGGATCGTCAATCTGAGCTACTTCGGCTGCAACCAGTACATCACCCAGCGCGCGCTCGGCGCCAGCCTGCCGACCGCGCGCAGGGGCCTGCTGTTCGCGGCCTTCCTGAAGCTCCTGATGCCGGTGATCGTGGTCTTGCCGGGCATCGCCGCCTATGCGCTCGACCAGGGCGGCGTGCTGGGCGATTCGCTGCGCCCGGGCGGCGAACTCAATCCCGACCGCGCCTACCCGACCCTGCTCACGCTGCTGCCCGAGGGCCTGAAAGGCGTCGCCTTCGCCGCCCTGACCGCGGCGGTGGTGGCCTCGCTGGCCGGCAAGGCCAACAGCATCGCCACCATCTTCACGCTCGACATCTACCGTCCCAAGTTCCGGCCCCAGGCCAGCGAGCGCCACATGGTCTGGATCGGCCGGCTGACCGTGGTGGCGGCAATGGCGATCGCGGTGACCATCGCCCCCTTGATGGGCATCGACAAGAAAGGCGGCTTCCAGTACATCCAGGAATACACCGGCTTCGTCTCGCCGGGCATCCTGGCCATGTTCCTGCTCGGATTCTTCTGGCCGCGCACCAACGGCGCCGCCGCCATGTTCGCCGCCGTCGCCAGCGTCGGGCTGTCCGTGATCCTGAAATTCCTGCCGTATTTCGCCGACCTGTCCTTCCTGGCGCCGATCGGTTTCGCGGTCCTCAGCGTCAACAGCGATGGCAGCGGCGTCTACGAGATCCCCTTCCTCGACCGCACCCTGATCGCGTTCCTCCTGATCATCCTCGGCATGGCCGTCATCAGCCTGCTGGGCCGCCGGCCTGACACGCACATGGTCAAGGTTGAGCCCAGCCTGTTCCGCGTCGACCGCGGCTTCGCCTTCGGCGCCGCGCTCATCTGCCTGATCCTGGTGCTCATCTACGCGGCCTGGTGGTGA
- a CDS encoding beta-galactosidase — MKRFDPADVRHSGNAGNAGNSRNPQRLRALAFAAAAALCGANAQELGIPQGSGQQADGAAAQAAARTGQVVLMPALGAGAAGRLSVLASQDGANFVSLASDTWAPPAGTLRDPALARHADGRHVLAYVTGTPGAIGLARSSDLRRWDALPELRAGSGSVRAPGWVRAPDGRLQLVVTLPAAGGQGAYVLTPDDRLAGWSAPAPMRGLDAGYADTVAAADGDGYVAVAREERSGRLVLARAATLAGPWRIAPPSTLEGIGKGIGEGMSPAALVPLGATLRLYTRSEDGAHGWYADSQDGGRSWSEARRVTGTAAMAADFSATAEPAQAVEAATAPKESPKTIAWDQYSLKVDGKRVVVWSGEIHPFRLPNPSLWRDVIQKMKALGFNGVAFYFDWGYHSPAPGVYDFSGIRNVERALQIAEEEGMYVIARTGPYINSELTGGGYPGWMFRSRAEARTDDPVYLAAVDEWMTQINAIIARHQLTNGGGNVIAYQLENELGKVEPKHVRQMEHLARKARSDGITVPFFHNAAGRLPDWTPKGSSAPWANPGPTDLYAFDGYPGGSCDVFANPAGANKAPDWGIYASGAGKVGALSSPGTPGFAAELGGGWFDYWGSNGTYACTAERQGKGYQRVFYGTNLINRITIHNIYMTFGGTSWGWLGGPVVYTSYDYGAPISEDRGLRPKALALKQQGMFVQAAEQVLAEMDKGPALAPAGGKLKVYHNINRRLGSHLVFAAHNPPDGKGEERFSVALSTRDGDYTIASTLRGQDARMLLAAYDMERQHLVYSTSELQTHFRNGERDIVLLHGRDGIAGETVLRYAGAPTVEVLAGQVRSRWDAARGDLVLNYVHDGLARVRISGGGRAPMLLLLADEASSLRFWTQETGAGRALQLTPALVRSATLSQGKLALRGDAAHDSAIEIWGPAFETASFNGQQLALTRQPDGSVRAGAGAIEGPEAVKLPELARLAWTRRTGSLESAPGFDDSAWVQADRRPSAAQTWTMPERGQPTLAMSDYGFHHGDVWYRGRFSANDPKANQLELFYGAGGAGLIQVWIDGRYVGQHELDTGRSFPETTDSIKLSLGALAPGEHVIAVMVRNNSHNWNLMADDYHREARGLISASLTRRGGQRFAVPIAWRIQGRQGGEDLVDRLRGPMNNGGLYGERRGWHLPGAAPQGWKAARTTDAPPAAGTYWLRTSFRLDLPRGHDVQLGLAFGDTGKPRSERENRALIFVNGWNMGQFIAHIGPQRTFVIPPGILNPNGENTLALAVTTDGRAENALEPVELVTLRAVRGGVDLELMQ, encoded by the coding sequence ATGAAGAGGTTTGATCCAGCCGATGTCCGGCACTCGGGGAACGCGGGGAACGCGGGGAACTCGCGGAACCCGCAACGCCTGCGCGCCCTCGCGTTCGCGGCCGCCGCGGCCCTATGCGGCGCCAACGCCCAGGAGCTCGGCATCCCGCAGGGCTCGGGACAGCAGGCCGACGGCGCCGCGGCCCAGGCGGCGGCCCGGACCGGGCAGGTGGTCCTGATGCCCGCCCTGGGCGCGGGCGCCGCCGGGCGGCTCAGCGTGCTGGCCTCGCAGGACGGCGCCAACTTCGTGTCGCTGGCCTCGGACACCTGGGCGCCGCCGGCGGGCACGCTGCGCGACCCGGCGCTGGCGCGCCATGCCGACGGCCGCCATGTGCTGGCCTACGTCACCGGCACGCCCGGCGCCATCGGCTTGGCACGCTCGTCCGACCTGCGCCGCTGGGACGCCCTGCCCGAACTGCGCGCCGGCAGCGGCAGCGTCCGCGCCCCCGGCTGGGTGCGCGCGCCCGACGGACGACTGCAGCTGGTCGTGACCCTGCCGGCCGCCGGTGGGCAGGGCGCCTACGTGCTCACGCCGGACGACCGGCTGGCCGGCTGGTCGGCGCCGGCGCCGATGCGCGGGCTCGATGCCGGCTATGCCGATACGGTGGCCGCGGCCGACGGCGACGGCTACGTCGCTGTGGCGCGCGAAGAACGCAGCGGGCGCCTGGTGCTGGCGCGCGCGGCGACCCTGGCCGGACCATGGCGGATCGCGCCGCCGTCGACCCTGGAGGGCATCGGCAAGGGCATCGGCGAGGGCATGAGCCCGGCCGCACTGGTGCCGCTGGGCGCGACGCTGCGCCTGTACACCCGCAGCGAAGACGGCGCGCACGGGTGGTATGCGGACAGCCAGGACGGCGGACGCAGCTGGAGCGAAGCGCGCCGCGTGACCGGCACCGCCGCGATGGCCGCCGACTTCAGTGCAACGGCCGAACCGGCCCAGGCGGTGGAAGCCGCCACCGCGCCCAAGGAGTCTCCGAAGACGATCGCCTGGGACCAGTATTCGCTGAAAGTGGACGGCAAGCGCGTGGTGGTCTGGTCGGGCGAAATCCATCCGTTCCGCCTGCCGAATCCGTCCCTGTGGCGCGACGTGATCCAGAAGATGAAGGCGCTCGGCTTCAACGGCGTGGCCTTCTATTTCGACTGGGGCTACCATTCGCCGGCGCCGGGCGTGTACGACTTCTCGGGCATCCGCAACGTCGAGCGCGCCCTGCAGATCGCCGAAGAAGAGGGCATGTACGTGATCGCCCGCACCGGCCCCTACATCAATTCCGAGCTGACCGGCGGCGGCTATCCGGGCTGGATGTTCCGCAGCCGCGCCGAAGCCCGCACCGACGACCCGGTCTACCTGGCGGCGGTCGACGAATGGATGACCCAGATTAACGCGATCATCGCGCGCCACCAGCTGACCAACGGCGGCGGCAACGTGATCGCCTACCAGCTCGAGAACGAGCTGGGCAAGGTCGAGCCCAAGCATGTGCGCCAGATGGAGCACCTGGCGCGCAAGGCCCGCAGCGATGGCATCACCGTGCCTTTCTTCCACAATGCCGCCGGCCGCCTGCCCGACTGGACGCCGAAAGGATCGAGCGCGCCCTGGGCCAATCCGGGACCGACCGATCTGTACGCTTTCGACGGCTACCCCGGCGGCAGTTGCGACGTGTTCGCCAACCCGGCGGGCGCCAACAAGGCGCCGGACTGGGGCATCTATGCAAGCGGCGCCGGCAAGGTCGGCGCCCTGTCCTCGCCCGGCACGCCCGGCTTCGCGGCGGAACTGGGCGGCGGCTGGTTCGACTACTGGGGCTCCAACGGCACCTATGCCTGCACCGCCGAACGCCAGGGCAAGGGCTACCAGCGGGTGTTCTACGGCACCAACCTGATCAACCGCATCACGATCCACAACATCTACATGACCTTTGGCGGCACTTCCTGGGGCTGGCTCGGCGGCCCGGTGGTGTACACCTCCTACGACTACGGCGCGCCGATCTCGGAAGACCGGGGGCTGCGTCCGAAAGCCCTGGCGCTCAAGCAGCAGGGCATGTTCGTGCAGGCCGCGGAGCAGGTGCTGGCCGAGATGGACAAGGGGCCCGCACTGGCGCCTGCCGGCGGCAAGCTCAAGGTCTACCACAACATCAACCGGCGCCTGGGCTCGCACCTGGTCTTCGCCGCCCACAATCCGCCCGACGGCAAGGGCGAGGAGCGCTTCAGCGTGGCGCTCAGCACCCGCGACGGCGACTACACGATCGCCTCGACCCTGCGCGGCCAGGATGCGCGCATGCTGCTCGCCGCCTACGACATGGAGCGCCAGCACCTGGTGTATTCGACCTCGGAGCTGCAGACCCATTTCCGCAACGGCGAGCGCGATATCGTCCTGCTGCATGGACGCGACGGCATCGCGGGCGAAACCGTGCTGCGCTACGCCGGCGCGCCGACCGTGGAAGTGCTGGCCGGGCAGGTGCGCTCGCGCTGGGATGCCGCGCGCGGCGACCTGGTGCTGAACTACGTGCACGACGGCCTGGCGCGGGTGCGCATCTCGGGCGGCGGCCGCGCGCCGATGCTGCTCCTGCTGGCCGACGAAGCGAGCAGCCTGCGCTTCTGGACCCAGGAGACCGGCGCCGGCCGCGCGCTGCAGCTCACGCCTGCGCTGGTGCGCTCGGCCACGCTCAGCCAAGGCAAACTGGCCCTGCGCGGCGACGCCGCGCACGACAGCGCCATCGAGATCTGGGGGCCGGCCTTCGAGACGGCCAGCTTCAACGGCCAGCAGCTGGCCTTGACGCGCCAGCCGGACGGCAGCGTGCGCGCCGGCGCCGGCGCCATCGAGGGACCGGAAGCGGTCAAGCTGCCCGAGCTGGCACGCCTGGCCTGGACCCGCCGCACCGGCAGCCTCGAATCCGCGCCCGGCTTCGACGACAGCGCCTGGGTACAGGCCGACCGCCGTCCGTCGGCGGCCCAGACCTGGACCATGCCGGAACGCGGCCAGCCGACCCTGGCGATGAGCGACTACGGCTTCCACCACGGCGACGTGTGGTACCGCGGCCGCTTCAGCGCGAACGATCCGAAAGCCAACCAGCTCGAGCTGTTCTACGGCGCCGGCGGCGCAGGCCTGATCCAGGTCTGGATCGACGGGCGCTACGTCGGCCAGCACGAGCTTGATACCGGGCGCTCGTTCCCGGAGACCACCGACAGCATCAAGCTCTCGCTCGGCGCGCTGGCTCCGGGCGAGCACGTGATCGCGGTCATGGTGCGCAACAACTCCCATAACTGGAACCTGATGGCCGACGACTACCACCGCGAAGCGCGCGGCCTGATCTCGGCCTCGCTCACCAGGCGCGGCGGCCAGCGCTTCGCGGTGCCGATCGCCTGGCGCATCCAGGGCCGACAGGGCGGGGAAGACCTGGTCGACCGCCTGCGCGGCCCGATGAACAACGGCGGCCTGTATGGCGAGCGCCGGGGATGGCACCTGCCCGGGGCGGCGCCGCAGGGCTGGAAAGCGGCGCGCACCACCGATGCGCCGCCGGCGGCCGGCACCTACTGGCTGCGCACCAGCTTCAGGCTGGACTTGCCGCGCGGGCATGACGTCCAGCTGGGGCTGGCCTTCGGCGATACGGGCAAGCCGCGATCGGAGCGCGAGAACCGCGCGCTGATCTTCGTGAACGGCTGGAACATGGGACAGTTCATCGCCCACATCGGCCCGCAGCGGACCTTCGTGATCCCGCCCGGCATCCTGAACCCGAACGGCGAGAACACGCTGGCGCTGGCGGTGACCACCGACGGGCGGGCGGAAAACGCGCTGGAACCGGTGGAGCTGGTGACGCTGCGCGCGGTGCGCGGCGGCGTCGACCTGGAGCTCATGCAGTAG
- a CDS encoding glycoside hydrolase family 43 protein: MTRTSVLAAAMLALLAAPAVSSAGEAGFANPLVRQRADPHVTLHTDGWYYFTATVPEYDRIELRRARSLNGLGAAETRVAWRKHADGAMGAHIWAPELHRIDGKWYLYFSAGRADKVWEIRLYVLENAADNPLEGEWIERGQLRTGWESFALDATTFEHRGQRYLSWTQRAPDASRATNIYLARMDGPLAIRQPAVLLTRPEHAWEKIGHEVNEAPAVLVKNGRVLLTYSASATDANYALGLLSAPVDADLMDPRSWLKSPLPVLRSSAATGQYGPGHNSFTTSPDGKTDILVYHARNYRDIVGEPLRDPNRHTRAQAIRWRADGMPEFGEPVAD; encoded by the coding sequence ATGACCCGCACATCCGTGCTTGCCGCCGCCATGCTGGCGCTGCTGGCTGCCCCTGCTGTCTCCAGCGCCGGCGAGGCCGGCTTCGCCAACCCGCTGGTGCGCCAGCGCGCCGATCCCCACGTCACCCTGCATACCGACGGCTGGTATTACTTCACCGCCACCGTGCCCGAGTACGACCGCATCGAACTGCGCCGCGCGCGCAGCTTAAATGGCCTGGGCGCCGCCGAAACCAGGGTGGCCTGGCGCAAGCATGCCGACGGCGCGATGGGCGCGCACATCTGGGCGCCCGAGCTGCACCGCATCGACGGCAAGTGGTACCTGTACTTCAGCGCCGGCCGCGCCGACAAGGTGTGGGAGATCCGGCTCTACGTGCTGGAGAACGCGGCCGACAATCCGCTCGAAGGGGAGTGGATCGAGCGCGGCCAGCTGCGCACCGGCTGGGAAAGCTTCGCGCTCGATGCGACCACCTTCGAGCACCGCGGCCAGCGCTATCTGTCCTGGACGCAGCGCGCTCCCGACGCTAGCCGCGCCACCAATATCTACCTGGCGAGGATGGACGGTCCGCTGGCGATCCGCCAGCCGGCGGTGCTGTTGACGCGCCCGGAACATGCCTGGGAAAAGATCGGCCACGAGGTCAACGAGGCGCCCGCGGTGCTGGTGAAGAACGGCCGCGTGCTGCTGACCTATTCGGCCAGCGCAACCGATGCCAATTACGCGCTCGGCCTGCTCAGCGCGCCGGTCGATGCGGACCTGATGGACCCGCGTTCCTGGCTAAAATCGCCGCTGCCGGTCCTGCGCAGCAGCGCCGCGACCGGCCAGTACGGCCCGGGCCACAACAGCTTCACCACCAGCCCGGACGGCAAGACCGACATCCTGGTCTACCATGCGCGCAACTACCGCGACATCGTGGGCGAGCCGCTGAGGGACCCGAACCGCCACACGCGCGCCCAGGCGATCCGCTGGCGCGCCGACGGGATGCCGGAATTCGGCGAACCGGTCGCCGATTGA
- a CDS encoding TonB-dependent receptor: protein MTRATTSTQVLHPTRCARAVAAVITLLAAQAALAQENTQPQTAPAAPAQGQSGAGATASGSAPAPAVVRIAGTRQSVASAISRKKNAGTVSDSIVAEDIGEFPDKNVGEALSRITGVQLSRDFGEGSKVAIRGVEPDLNRIEVNGMSVLGTDGGAGRGAELRELASELIGSIDVYKGLTADMTEGGIGGTVQITTRKPLDFKKRTIGTSIAAEHSTSRGGVQPRGNLYMADKFLDGKLGLMANFVYDKVLTQNDYARNTSWRFLQDWDLSPEKTVTSTNPALAAINSYAGCSTAGLSSGDLADCRRQWFDYSPGIARYGIWTRDHKRSSGELTAQYEFSKEFNAWATYQANTQRQRLNDRNFGTDFGSISRLANTGTAPVYGANGVPTTAGRCTAPTGATPGMVLENHHVTEYVVGSCLYAGGQGGQGAFSTSARDFQLDIDSRYASSGFKFRRGGLEVEGLFGASKSTYSSDTNSIVLTQNAPGLKVALNAQSLPQFTFPSGYSPDDPGSYVQAQLQYRPSETENTENQAKLDFKYRLKTPFFTKAWFGVQGRKATSEQFNGGGYMASNGSDLNSSADDINVRGANVNQTAVYDPLYSGSAQRPNDPQSFINSSFETRYLNAAQMAALVAAVQGRTPGTFFSGYDDVSGLPSGWMSPVYANAVPFFDTSNFNHNYLFNAPGSDGQTYPQIPAFGVDERIASTYLRLDYATKLFDRDLEGNIGVRYTRTRDRSSGSSRYSVRTETAPGSSTFRDVIISNSVSTVENTYSDVLPSFNGAFWAIDNKLVARVGWAKAMARPRVNLLAPNATCIVGSGNPQFGGDGTDDCSAGNPDLKPYRSTNTDLSFEYYPTPDSQLSLALFQKDITSYVRERVLTRGVDLFKTGQLFDVTQAVNGEGATTKGIEIAGRTALTFLPGWLGGFGIDANYTRMNYKYAEGTELLNVLDGSVLPYPGMSKNAYNLSLWYDQGPINARLAYSYRDRFFTGSNDVSGNPVFEAKSGYLDAKIQYRYNEQVTFALEGKNLTDEVKRLDAGDSFRLNELAWAGRRYFFTVSVKI from the coding sequence ATGACTCGAGCGACGACCAGCACGCAAGTGCTTCATCCGACCCGCTGCGCCCGCGCAGTGGCCGCAGTGATTACCCTCCTTGCCGCGCAAGCCGCGCTGGCGCAGGAAAACACACAGCCGCAGACGGCGCCGGCCGCCCCGGCCCAGGGCCAGTCCGGCGCCGGTGCGACCGCTTCCGGCAGCGCCCCGGCCCCGGCCGTCGTCCGCATCGCCGGCACCCGCCAATCGGTGGCGTCCGCCATCAGCCGCAAGAAGAACGCCGGCACCGTGTCGGATTCGATCGTGGCCGAGGACATCGGCGAGTTCCCCGACAAGAACGTGGGCGAGGCGCTGTCGCGCATTACCGGCGTGCAGCTGTCGCGTGACTTCGGCGAAGGCTCGAAGGTGGCGATCCGCGGCGTCGAGCCGGACCTGAACCGCATCGAGGTCAACGGGATGTCGGTGCTCGGCACCGACGGCGGCGCCGGGCGCGGCGCCGAGTTGCGCGAACTGGCCTCCGAGCTGATCGGCTCGATCGACGTCTACAAGGGCCTGACCGCCGACATGACCGAGGGTGGCATCGGCGGCACCGTGCAGATCACCACGCGCAAGCCGCTCGACTTCAAGAAGCGCACCATCGGCACCAGCATCGCGGCCGAGCATTCGACCTCGCGCGGCGGTGTCCAGCCGCGCGGCAACCTGTACATGGCCGACAAGTTCCTGGACGGGAAGCTCGGCCTGATGGCCAACTTCGTCTACGACAAGGTCCTGACCCAGAACGACTACGCGCGCAACACCTCGTGGCGCTTCCTGCAGGACTGGGACCTGTCGCCCGAGAAGACCGTCACCAGCACCAACCCGGCGCTGGCCGCGATCAACAGCTACGCCGGCTGCTCCACCGCAGGCTTGAGCTCGGGCGACCTGGCCGACTGCCGCCGCCAGTGGTTCGACTATTCGCCCGGCATCGCCCGCTACGGCATCTGGACCCGCGACCACAAGCGTTCATCGGGCGAACTGACCGCGCAGTACGAATTCAGCAAGGAATTCAACGCCTGGGCCACCTACCAGGCCAACACCCAGCGCCAGCGCCTGAACGATCGCAACTTCGGCACCGATTTCGGCAGCATCTCGCGCCTGGCGAATACCGGCACCGCGCCGGTGTACGGCGCCAACGGCGTGCCGACCACCGCCGGCCGCTGCACCGCGCCGACCGGCGCCACCCCGGGCATGGTGCTCGAGAACCACCACGTGACCGAATACGTGGTCGGCTCCTGCCTGTACGCCGGCGGGCAGGGCGGCCAGGGCGCCTTCAGCACCTCGGCGCGCGACTTCCAGCTCGACATCGATTCGCGCTACGCCTCGTCCGGCTTCAAGTTCCGCCGCGGCGGGCTGGAAGTGGAGGGCCTGTTCGGCGCCTCGAAATCGACCTACAGCAGCGATACCAACAGCATCGTGCTGACCCAGAATGCCCCGGGCCTGAAGGTCGCCCTGAATGCGCAGAGCCTGCCGCAGTTCACTTTCCCGTCCGGCTACAGCCCGGACGATCCAGGCTCCTACGTGCAGGCCCAGTTGCAGTACCGTCCGAGCGAAACCGAGAACACCGAAAACCAGGCCAAGCTCGACTTCAAGTACCGGCTCAAGACCCCGTTCTTCACCAAGGCCTGGTTCGGTGTACAGGGCCGCAAGGCCACCTCGGAGCAGTTCAACGGCGGCGGCTACATGGCCAGCAACGGGTCGGACCTGAACTCGAGCGCCGACGACATCAACGTGCGCGGCGCCAACGTCAACCAGACCGCGGTCTACGATCCGCTGTACAGCGGTTCGGCCCAGCGCCCGAACGATCCGCAGAGCTTCATCAACTCGAGCTTCGAGACCCGTTACCTGAATGCCGCCCAGATGGCTGCGCTGGTCGCTGCCGTGCAGGGCCGCACGCCGGGTACGTTCTTCAGCGGCTACGACGATGTCTCCGGCCTGCCATCCGGCTGGATGTCGCCGGTCTATGCGAATGCGGTACCGTTCTTCGACACCTCGAACTTCAACCACAACTACCTGTTCAATGCGCCGGGCAGCGACGGCCAGACCTATCCGCAGATCCCGGCCTTCGGAGTGGACGAGCGGATCGCATCGACCTACCTGCGTTTGGACTACGCCACCAAGTTGTTCGACCGCGACCTCGAGGGCAATATCGGCGTGCGCTATACCCGTACCCGCGACCGTTCGAGCGGTTCGTCGCGCTATTCGGTGCGCACCGAGACCGCGCCGGGTTCGTCGACCTTCCGCGACGTCATCATCAGCAATTCGGTGTCCACGGTCGAGAACACCTACAGCGACGTGCTGCCGAGCTTCAATGGCGCGTTCTGGGCCATCGACAACAAGCTGGTGGCCCGTGTCGGCTGGGCCAAGGCGATGGCGCGTCCGCGCGTCAACCTGCTGGCGCCGAACGCCACCTGTATCGTCGGCAGCGGCAACCCGCAGTTCGGCGGCGACGGCACCGACGACTGCAGCGCCGGCAATCCGGACCTGAAGCCCTACCGCTCGACCAATACGGACCTGAGCTTCGAGTACTATCCGACCCCGGACAGCCAGCTGTCGCTGGCCTTGTTCCAGAAGGACATCACGAGCTATGTGCGCGAACGCGTGCTGACCCGCGGCGTGGACCTGTTCAAGACCGGCCAGCTGTTCGACGTGACCCAGGCGGTCAATGGCGAGGGCGCCACCACCAAGGGCATCGAGATCGCCGGCCGCACCGCGCTGACCTTCCTGCCGGGCTGGCTGGGCGGCTTCGGCATCGACGCCAACTATACCCGCATGAACTACAAGTATGCGGAAGGCACCGAGCTGCTCAACGTCCTCGATGGCAGCGTGCTGCCTTATCCGGGCATGTCGAAGAACGCGTACAACCTGTCGCTGTGGTACGACCAGGGCCCGATCAATGCGCGCCTGGCCTACAGCTACCGCGACCGCTTCTTCACCGGCTCCAACGACGTGTCGGGCAATCCGGTGTTCGAAGCCAAGAGCGGCTACCTGGATGCGAAGATCCAGTACCGCTACAACGAGCAGGTCACGTTCGCGCTGGAAGGCAAGAACCTGACCGACGAAGTGAAACGTCTCGATGCCGGCGACAGCTTCCGCCTCAACGAGCTGGCCTGGGCCGGACGCCGTTACTTCTTCACGGTATCGGTCAAGATCTGA